A region of the Roseiflexus sp. RS-1 genome:
GTCGGGCAGTTCGCGGCGGATCGAGGTCACGCCGTAATCCTGCATCACCGGGCTGAGTTCCGCTTCACTGCCACGCAATCCGATAAACGTCGGATCGAAAGCAGTCACATACCGTTTCAGGCGTTCCGGCGTGTCGCGGTCTGGATCGAGTGAAACGAAGACACCCTGCACCTTCTCTGCATCGGCGCCGAGTTTGCGACGAGCAGCCGCCATATCGGAAAGGGCAGCCGGGCACATATCAGGGCAGTTAGTGAACCCAAAGAAGAGAATGACAATTTTGCCGCGCTGTTCGCTCAGGCGAAACGGCTTGCCGTCAAAGTCGGTCAGGGTAAAATCGGGCGCTTCTTTCGGCGGGTCGAGCGTGACGCCCCGGAACTCATACCTGCCGCACGCGCTGACGACGGTCACGAGTGCGAGCAGGACGAAAACTCGGAAACCTCGCAGCATGGCGTTCCTTTCAGAACATTGACCTTTTTTCGCACAACGCTCCATAGTATACCACTCGCACGCATGGCGTGGATGCAGCACAGCGCCTGTTTATCGTCGGGTTGCCGGGTCTTAACAGACACCGCATATAATGACACCACACGGTCTCAATAGCCATGGTGCAATTTCAGTGCAAAAAGGTCACTTCACCGTAGAGCCGCAGCGGACAGCGATTAATGGAAACCGCTGCACGCCCGGCGGCTCGACGGTGAGTTTTTGCGGAGCGGACTCGGGCGATGCGTCTACCGATGGCTGTTTTTCTGATCCTCAGCGGTTTCTACCTGCTCACGATGAGCGGGCACACCTACTCGTCCGACGAAGAAACGATGCTTGCCGTCACCCGCGGACTGATCGAACGCGGAGATGTGGCGGTCGTTGTCGAAGACGGCGCGCCAGTATCGGCACTCCGTCCGGGACACGACGGCAGAGTCTATTCACCCTACGGCGTCCTTCCTTCCCTGCTGGCAATCCCGCTGCATCTTCTGGGTACGCTGATCGCGCCGTCCGGTCTGCAAGCCGATTATGCGTCTCGTTTCACAACGACGATGCTCAACTGTCTGCTGACAGCGGCTACATGCGCCATCCTGGTTCAATGGACTCAACAGCTCGGCGCAACTGGCAAATGGGCGCTGACGCTGGCGTTCCTCTATGGTCTGGCGACATTCGCCTGGACGTATGCCCGAACGTTCTTTTCTGAGCCGCTGGCCGCCCTCTTGATCCTTGGCGCAACCGAACGCGCCTGGAGCGCCTTTCGCGTCAATTCCCCCGGCGCGCAGCAAAAGACGCTGTTCGTATCAGGGCTTCTGGCGGGATTGCTGCCAGCAACCCGGATTGCTGCCGCTATCGCGCTCCCGGTCATCGGTCTGTACGTGCTTTGGGAAACGCTGAAAACCTGGTCAGCAAAACATGAGCCCACTGCAAAAAGGGTAGGTCACCGCAGAGGCGCGGCGTTCGCAGAGGAAAATCCTGCATCGCGTCAATCAAACGTGAGCGGCTTGATTATCTGGATCGCCGGTTTGCTTCCCGGTTTTGCACTTGCCGGATGGTACAATCTGTCGCGCTTCGGAACGCTGCTTGCGTCCGGTTATGGAAGCGAAGCGTTTCAGTTCACGACGCCGCTTGCTGAAGGTCTGTTTGGGTTGCTCCTCAGTCCGGGCAAAAGCGTGTTCCTGTACGCCCCGCCTCTCCTGCTGGCTTTTCCCGGCGGTTTCGCTCTCTGGCGGCGTGGTGAACGAACCACGGTTCTGGTGATAGCGGCGCTCTTCCTGTCGCATCTGCTGCTCTACGCGCGCTGGGGTCAGTGGCCCGGCGGCGGCGTCTGGGGACCACGCTTCCTGCTGCCGGTCGTGGCGCCGGTTACGGTCCTGGCTGCCGGTCTTGACATCTTGACACCTATGCAACGCCTGAGGCTGCGTCGATTGATTCCGGCGCTCGTGCTGGGTGGTGTGGGATTCATCAGCAATCTTGGCGGCGTTCTGCTCAACTTCGACACATATGCAGTTTCCACCCCCTTCCACACCGGTGTCTATACTTTCTCCGGTTCCCCGCTGGTCGGGCACTGGCGCCTGTTGATCGAACGATGGGCGCATTATAGTGTGCCACCACCCTTCTGTCGGCTGGGCGATGGCTTGTATGCGAGTGAGGCCACCGATAACCGGGCGCTGCCGCGACGCACCGGATCGAGCGGGGAAGTGTTCTGCACAGTACGCCGTGAAACGCGAATCACGCTGGTTCTCGATGACCGACGACCCGATGGAGCGCCGTCCAGTCAGTTGCGCCTGCGGTTGAACGAACGTGACCAGGGGTTGTTGCCGTCCGGCCAGCAGCGAACCTACCACTGGCTCGTGCCGCCTGGTCACGTCCATCTGGAAATTATTGCGCAAACGTGGAATCCCTTTGAGACAGGCTTCAGTGATCGCAACGATCCCTTAGGTCCGGCAATCGTCGCATTGCGTGGACAGTCTGATGACGGCGCCGCACTTGCACTTGTCGATACGGCTGTGGCGCCGCTGCCGACGCTTCCACGTCCGCGCTGGGCCTGGTACTACGATCCGCCGAACCAGCATCTGGTCGACCACTGGCTCTGGTATCTGCCGCGCTCCGAACTCACGGTCAACCAGGCGCTGGCGATGGGCAGTCTGGTCGTCCTCACCGGAACGATCAGTCTCGTCATCGGGATACGTCTGATGCTGACAGCCATTCGTAAACGTAGTGTACAATAATTGCGTATGCATACTGAAACAGCACAGAGGAGCACGAGCGTATGCCCAGACTGACAGTTGCAGGCAAAACGGCTGAATGGAGCGCGGACAAGCGATTGGTCAACGCGATTGAGGACATGGGCATCCACATTGGTCATCGGTGCGGCGGTAAGGCGCGCTGCACGACATGCCGGGTGACGTTCATCTCCGGTGAACCCGATACGATGACCGCTGCCGAGTACGAGAAACTCAAAGAGCGCGGACTCCTCGGCGAGTACCGCCTCTCCTGCCAGATCCTCTGCACCCACGATATGGAAGTCGAGGCGGTGATGACCCTGGAAAATCAGGAAGGATGGACAGACACCGGTCCGCGCCCGGCGGATACGGTCGAACCGGCGGCGGAATGGTTTCCTACATCGACATTCGGTGCATAGCCGGAAGAATCTTACCCTGCTACTCTGTGAGCGAAGGCGGATGCGTCGCCTTCGCTCTCTTCGTGTTATGAAGATTGAGCCCTTAATCCGGTCTGCGCCGCGTGCCGTCGGGCTGATGGAGATTGAGCATTTCATCCGGTCTGCGCCGCGCGCCGTCGGGCAGAGGAATAGCCGATAGCCGATAGCCGATCGGAAAGCTTGCCGTCGGGCAGAGGAATAGCCGATAGTCGATCGGAAAGCTTGCCGTCGGGCTCATGGAGATTGAAAATTATAGCAGTTCTCACAAAGATTGGTCTTGTCGGGCAGGGTTGCACCCGCCATCGAAAGCGGACGCCGTGTGCGCCATCCCTCCGCGTGCTCCGCGTCTCTGTGTGCATCAGACCGGCTCACGCGGAGTAACTGTGTTGCTTGTCAAGGGGCGCTCGTATGCACAGCCGGATCCCAGGGCTTTTGCTGACGCAATATTGCGCCGAGAATAGTCAGCAGCTTGCGCATCGCAGCGACGATGGCGACCTTGCGCGGCTTGCCAGCTTGACACAGGCGCTGATCGAAGGCGCGCCTGACCAGACGGCGCCGCGTGGCCGCCAGGGTCGCCATGTACAACACGCTGCGCACATCCCTCCTGCCGCCGGAGATATGCCGGGGTTTGTGCTGTGCGCCGCTCTGATTGGCATACGGCGCAACGCCCACAAAGGCCGCCGCTTCCGTGCGCTTGATGGTCCCCAGTTCGGGCAGGCGGAGCAGCAGGTTCCGTGCGGTGATCGCGCCGATGCCGGGCACGCTGTCGCGCAGCTCCCGTTTCCGGCGCACCTCGTCGGTGCGCTCCGCCTCGTTGTCGCGTTCCTGCTCAAGCGCACGGATCTCCTGATCCAGCCAATCAATATGCTGCTGGATGCCCGGGCGGAGGTTCGGCGCGGCAGCCGTCAACCGATTGATCTCAGCCGTCCGCATCTGAATCACCTGCTCCCGCCGGACCAGCAGGTCGCGCAAGGATGCGCGCTGCTCGTCCGTCGCTTGGTGGTGCGGCGGGCGCACCCGTTCGGCAAAGCGGGCGAGCAACCGGGCATCCAGGCGGTCGGTCTTCGCCTGGCGTCCTTCCGCGTGCGCCAGGGCGCGCACGCGGCGTGGCTGCACCCGCGCCGTCGGCAAGCCAGCCTGGAGCAGTTGGGCGAACACCATGCGCTCCAGCCCGCCGGTCGCCTCCAGCACAATCAGGGTCGGCTGCAGGCGCTGGAGTCGCGTGACCAGGAGCTGGACACCTTCGTCGGTAGACGGTATCGTCTCGCGTGGCGCGTGCGGGTCGGCGCCAAACGCCACATCCAGCGTCTGTTTGGAGACATCAATGCCGATAAAGAGCGACTCACGGGAAGCCATACACAGAACCTCCTGAGGAAAACGGCGCCAGCCTTGCTAGCATATGCGGGTTTGAGGGCCCAGATAACTGTTCGGCTTGGTCGCGTTGAAGGACACGGCTACCCAACACTCCGCGGCGATCTCGTGAACCTGGCGCAGAACGGTATACCGTGTCCCGTTAGATTATACTAGGCGCGGAGGCGCGGAGAGCGCGCGCAGGTCTTGCAAGGTCTGTCAGACGGGGCTGCACCCGTCGCTGGAAACGAGCGCTTCACGCGCCGCCTCGAGGCGGCGCCGTGGGGGGCACGGCATGCCGTGCCCCCACACCCGTCGCTGGAAGTGGGCGCCTCGCGCGACACGGCAGACCCAACCAGGGGTCAATGTATCTGAGAACTGCTATAAATCCGCTCTACCGCGCTAGCCGTGGGGCTGAAGCCCTCGGCTAGCCAGGGCGAAGCCCGCCTGCGCGGGCTGGAGCGGATTATGTACTCAAAGACCATAAGCCCTCGGCTATGCAAGGCGAAGCCCGCCTGCGCGGGCGCGACGTTGCTCGTGCGGGCTGAAGCCCTCCCTGAGCACGGGGAAGCCCCTGCGGGGCTGGCGCGCGGGCGCTCGTGCGGGCTGAAGCCCTTGAGCATGTGGAAGCCCCTGCGTACCATCGTCCGTTTCAGGCATCAGGACGCCCAAACTCCCCCTTCTCCCCGTGTGGGAGAAGGGGGCGGGGGGGATGAGGGGCAAAAGGCGCGGAATGCAGCACACCGCGCATTGCTCCCAAGAACGCTCCCTTGAGAGGGGAATACTCCTCACCATCCGTGCGCATCCGTCATAGCGGCCCCTATCGGCTATCAGCCACCGACTACCGACTACCGGCTATCGCCTATCGCCTATTAGCTATCGGCTATTTTAGTCTGGTTGCAGGCGAGGGGCGGACACGTTAACATGAAGCCTGTTCCAGCCACTGCTGTGGTTGCGCTGCAACTTGAGATCGGCTATGCAATGAAGATCCCGAATGCTGATCGCGCCGTCATCGATGCAGGCAAGCTTGTTGACTACCTGCTGAACCCGGAGCATCGGCGCGGCGGCAGCAAAGCCGCCTTGCTTATCTCCTTCGGGTATTCCAGTGCAGCCTGGCAACAGCTGGAAGAAGCGCTACGTCGTGATCACCTGTCCCAGGACGTATTCCGTGTGCGCCAGAGTGCGTATGGTACACGCTACGAGATCAGAGCACACCTGAGTACCCCAATCGGACAGCCGTTGATGTTGCGGAGTGTCTGGCAGGTCGACACGGGAACGGATGTGCCCAGATTCATTACCGCTTACCCTGATTAACCCGGAGAAGTCTATGGATTTCCCTCTCTACGAAGACGTTATTTTGCTGATCGATATACCGGACGAGGGGCTTGCTGCGGGCGACGTCGGCACGGTTGTCGAGCGACACGATGTGCCCGGACTCGAACCAGGCTATAGTGTCGAGTTCTTCGATATGCTCGGGAATACCGTTGCGGTTGTGACGGTCGCAGCGAGTGCGCTGCGTCGCCCGACCGCCGCCGATCGCCCGGTGGTGCGCCAGGCGCGCGTCGAGTCGCCGGTGGGAGATGGCCGATAGCCGATAGCCGATAGCTGATAGCCGATAGCCGATAGCCGATAGCCGATAGGGTCATCGTTGACCATTGTTCCTATCCGCCGTGTCGCGCAAGGCGCCCGTGTCCAGCAAAGTGTAGACCGAAATTCATTTCGGTCATCGCGTGGGGTGCGCTATTCCCAGGAGTATTCAACCTTGCCCATTAGGTTCGACCTTTGTGAGAACTGCTATAATCCGGTATTCACCTCTTGCCGTCGGGCTCATGGAGATTGAGCATTAAATCCGGTATGCCGCGCTAGCCGTGGGGCTGATGGAGATTGAGAAATAAATCCGGTATGCGCCGCGTGCCGTCGGGCTAAAGCCCTCGGCTACACGAGACGAAGCCCGCCTGCGCGGGCTAGAGCGGAATATTTCTTCAAAGACCATAAGCCCTCGGCTAGCCAAGGCGAAGCCCGCCTGCGCGGGCTATGGCGGAGGGAATACTCCTCATCATCCGTGCGCATCCGTCATATCCGTGCCAATCCGTGGTCTATTCCGACTCTCCGAGGCGAAGCCCGCCTGCACGGGCGCAACGTTGCGCGTGCGGGCTGAAGCCCTTGAGCACGGGGAAGCCCCTGCAGGGCTGGCGCGCGGGCGCTCGTGCGGGCTGAAGCCCTTCCTGAGCACGTGGAAGCCCCTGCGGGGCTACGGCGTTCTCACCGCTGAGAGCAATGGGCAAAAATGATTGAACTACGTGCGGCCTGGGTGCGCGGGCGTCCCCGCCCGCATGCGGAGACGGCGGGCTGATGGAGATTGCGAAATAAATCCGGTCTGCGTCGCGTGCCGTCGGGCTGAAGCCCTCGGCTATGCAAGGCAAAGCCCGCCTGCGCGGGCTATGGCGGAGGGAATACTCCTCACCATCCGTGCGCATCCGTCATAGCGGCGCCGATCCGTGTTCTATTCCGACTCTCCGAGGCGAAGCCCGCCTGCGCCAGGCTATGGCGGATTATGTATTCAAAGACCATGACGCCGGGAGGTAGATGGTCAGTGTTCGCAAGATGCAATCTGGTTCGGGCGGTGTTTTCCGAACAGCATAAGGGCCGTGACCCATAGCAGATCACGGCCCTCGCGTATGCGCCGCTCCAGGCGTCGGCGGGTGTCCGCCTACCACAGGGAGCGGCGCGGGTACTGTTTGGCTCGCTCAGGGCAAACCGGGAACCGGCCTGTCGTTCTCCTTGAACACCCCGGCGCCGTGCCCCCCTGATTGACTCAGGGCGTCGCGGCGCATTTCCGGCGGGCGAGAAGCGCGATACCATAGCCAATAGCCGATAGCCGATAGCCGATAGCCGATAGCCGATAGGGTCATCGTTAGAGTTCGCGTTACGCGATGGTCGGCACGCGCACGCCGTCGGCGTAAACGCCCTGGTTCGAGTCGCAAAGGCCGACTCCGCGGCCTCATGAGCTGCCGGGCGGACCGGAGCAGAGCCAATGACAACAGCAGGAATAGCCGACATCGCCGGACTTACGTCTCGTTCTTGAGTTTGCACACGCTAGCGACAAAGATTGCCGTCAGTTCGCTCGTTTCCGCCAGCAACGACTCCAGCCGTAGCGCGGCAATCAGATCAGCCTTGACCAGTAAGCGCAGCCAGTAGGCCGTTTCTTCCAACTCCTTGATGCAGATCTGTTGCCTTGCGGCCTTATCAGCCAGGCTATGAGAACGGATCGCCTCAGCGTAGTTCGCGCCTACCGATGTACCTGAACGCAGCAGTTGTTTGCCGAGCACCTGAGCAACCTGGTGGCCTGACGCGGGATAATCCGGCAATGCGTTGTACACAGCAATAATGCGCAGCGCATAGTCCTCCAAACGCTCCATGAGTTGTTGTTCAAAAGGAGTCATTGACTTGCGTATCAGCTATTGGCCATCACCCATCCACCACCGCCATCCGCCATCCGCCACCAGACATCGGCCATCCGCCACCGGCTATCAGCTACCAGCTATCGGTTATCGGCTATCAGCTATCAGCTATCGCCTATCGGCCATCCGCCACCAGACATCGGCCATCCGCCACCGGCTATCAGCTACCAGCTATCGGTTATCGGCTATCAGCTATCAGCTATCGCCTATCGGCCATCCGCCACCAGACATCGGCCATCCGCCACCGGCTATCAGCTACCAGCTATCGGTTATCGGCTATCAGCTATCAGCTATCGCCTATCGGCCATCCGCCACCAGACATCGGCCATCCGCCACCGGCTATCAGCTACCAGCTATCGGTTATCGGCTATCAGCTATCAGCTATCGCCTATCGGCCATCCGCCACCAGACATCGGTCATCCGCCACCGGCTATCAGCTACCAGCTATCGGTTATCGGCTATCAGCTATCAGCTATCGCCTATCGGCTATCGCCTATCGGCTATCAGCTATCGGCTATCGGCTATCGGCTATCAGCTATCGGCTATTAGCAAGAGGAGAACAAACGGGCGAGACGAAACCCGATGATGACGAGGACGTG
Encoded here:
- a CDS encoding SCO family protein, coding for MLRGFRVFVLLALVTVVSACGRYEFRGVTLDPPKEAPDFTLTDFDGKPFRLSEQRGKIVILFFGFTNCPDMCPAALSDMAAARRKLGADAEKVQGVFVSLDPDRDTPERLKRYVTAFDPTFIGLRGSEAELSPVMQDYGVTSIRRELPDSALKYTIDHSTFIYVIDATGRWRLLFTHGMPVDDIVSDLRYLVRQGGA
- a CDS encoding 2Fe-2S iron-sulfur cluster-binding protein codes for the protein MPRLTVAGKTAEWSADKRLVNAIEDMGIHIGHRCGGKARCTTCRVTFISGEPDTMTAAEYEKLKERGLLGEYRLSCQILCTHDMEVEAVMTLENQEGWTDTGPRPADTVEPAAEWFPTSTFGA
- a CDS encoding IS110-like element ISRfsp2 family transposase, which codes for MASRESLFIGIDVSKQTLDVAFGADPHAPRETIPSTDEGVQLLVTRLQRLQPTLIVLEATGGLERMVFAQLLQAGLPTARVQPRRVRALAHAEGRQAKTDRLDARLLARFAERVRPPHHQATDEQRASLRDLLVRREQVIQMRTAEINRLTAAAPNLRPGIQQHIDWLDQEIRALEQERDNEAERTDEVRRKRELRDSVPGIGAITARNLLLRLPELGTIKRTEAAAFVGVAPYANQSGAQHKPRHISGGRRDVRSVLYMATLAATRRRLVRRAFDQRLCQAGKPRKVAIVAAMRKLLTILGAILRQQKPWDPAVHTSAP
- a CDS encoding DUF6883 domain-containing protein codes for the protein MKPVPATAVVALQLEIGYAMKIPNADRAVIDAGKLVDYLLNPEHRRGGSKAALLISFGYSSAAWQQLEEALRRDHLSQDVFRVRQSAYGTRYEIRAHLSTPIGQPLMLRSVWQVDTGTDVPRFITAYPD
- a CDS encoding DUF4926 domain-containing protein, coding for MDFPLYEDVILLIDIPDEGLAAGDVGTVVERHDVPGLEPGYSVEFFDMLGNTVAVVTVAASALRRPTAADRPVVRQARVESPVGDGR
- a CDS encoding four helix bundle protein, which gives rise to MTPFEQQLMERLEDYALRIIAVYNALPDYPASGHQVAQVLGKQLLRSGTSVGANYAEAIRSHSLADKAARQQICIKELEETAYWLRLLVKADLIAALRLESLLAETSELTAIFVASVCKLKNET